A portion of the Platichthys flesus chromosome 7, fPlaFle2.1, whole genome shotgun sequence genome contains these proteins:
- the camta1a gene encoding calmodulin-binding transcription activator 1, which produces MYRSAVCYAGHGPPKSISDDTEMNNEHGHLKIYLPKKLLECLPKCTSLPKERHRWNTNEEIAAYLITFEKHEEWLTTSPKTRPQNGSMILYNRKKVKYRKDGYCWKKRKDGKTTREDHMKLKVQGVECLYGCYVHSSIIPTFHRRCYWLLQNPDIVLVHYLNVPAIEDCGKPCGPILCSINTDKKEWAKWTKEELIGQLKPMFHGIKWTCSNGNSSSGFSVEQLVQQILDSHQTKPPPRTHNCLCTGTLGAGSSVHHKCNSAKHRIISPKVDPRSGGYSSAHSEVQNNDVSEGKTEHSAHGGGKSSGGGGGGSAREKRNGKVHKPVLLHQNSTEVSSTNQVEVPDTTQNSPVSISSGLNSDPDMADSPVVTGMSHVASVMSGLSQSVFMSEVTGDPVYSMSPTGGPNTHLMGADATSQGLGLSVTSDRHKFAFPSGGVGEPGTTAAGDSLSMMTAAGVSEELVLSSSLDAGGIKIPETNMNFDPDCFLNNPKQGQTYGGSAMKTEGNSSSTSSSCGGSNGTNGTLHRSPTMSDNAYIFNSALVKNIKTEDTSFEQQLAHESGYQVGAVVNCGSGVAVASGAGSGQGSLGLAPGGSLLPSGGGLSPSTTLEQMDFSAIDAKQDYTSNTTTVSYGQAMSSPHMQHQNRSPSFFLQDASQTSQPQQGRPGMGQKTHLMEHNSHDSGAYMGMQVVKTDSPGTNGHLHHHHQGHQTQHRANCNGGSPTEGPGHAGSLQLLQYQGSFPGLGNEHEEVVGLEQQGSVGSAQNGASENGAENMLKPGDHIQACGAGNGEGGGAEHYMQQASDGSGGGNGGAGEGVGLHNGNNNNDGSNRSQQQQQLQPLLQGTSMVQGLFNSVGPHQGLGGGASNGGAGGTGMEISLDHFDISFGNQFSDLINDFISVDGSGATMSAGGALYAHQLVTSHSSDSQNTAGGPPQQGQEDGGARGSGYSSSELCLQSCCSPQSLSAGAGAGGNTDAGSLSYMNVAEVVSAAVAQGALGMLQATGRLFMVTDYSPEWSYPEGGVKVLITGPWQEASTNYSCLFDQISVPASLIQPGVLRCYCPAHDTGLVTLQVAVSSQIISSSVVFEYKARALPSLPSSQHDWLSLDDNQFRMSILERLEQMERRMAEMASHQQPGSAGSGGAGGGTGGGGGGGGGGGGNNSQSQCVSGQIQAGSSFESRVVVVCEKMMSRACWAKSKHLIHSKTFRGMTLLHLAAGQGYATLIQTLIKWRTKHADSIDLELEVDPLNVDHFSCTPLMWACALGHLEAAVVLYKWDRRALAIPDSLGRLPLSIARSRGHTKLAECLEQLQREEQQVPAPLPPAARMSFSPGPDAPTTDSWMVSWANDSVVAPSSKTGGPATTTTTSSTTSLNPDLRRPRSEPSNYYSSEGQRDLPLAKKHKPNPELSQTRPDKAMSVPLSLEQQQLHKLSSSPKSLSSEGLSSDKGLSTGGCPGTVRWTSRESFSSSGVGRKTLGVGGGSSLGKEKLVNRLRQREQLGMLVMADREMADAELLSYREDLENQDCLTQMDDLQVNMMTLAEHIIEATPERIKRENFTAADSVPSDTSAVSNTMNWLANYLGDVEQLPSIIHLRSLYNEPLTPSSNTSLSPGGSPLRETPLERSTLPSPADWSEFINASNSKVERDLAQLTLSDPEQRELYEAARLVQTSFRKYKGRPLREQQEVAAAVIQRCYKKYKQYALYKKMTQAAILIQSKFRSYHEQKKFQQSRRAAVLIQQYYRSYKEFGRLKPHHRGAAAALVQHKLRGSLLTKRQDQAARKIMRFLRRCRHSPLMDHRLFKRGERIEKGQGT; this is translated from the exons AACCCTGATATCGTGCTCGTCCACTATTTGAATGTTCCAGCCATTGAGGATTGTGGGAAGCCGTGCGGTCCGATACTGTGCTCCATCAACACAGACAAGAAGGAGTGGGCCAAGTGGACCAAGGAGGAGCTTATCGGTCAGCTCAAGCCCATGT TTCATGGCATCAAGTGGACTTGCAGCAATGGGAACAGCAGCTCTGGCTTCTCAGTGGAGCAGCTAGTGCAACAGATTCTGGACAGCCACCAAACTAAGCCACCTCCCCGGACTCACAACTGCCTCTGCACGGGCACCCTGG GTGCAGGGAGCAGCGTGCACCACAAATGCAACAGCGCCAAACACCGCATCATCTCCCCCAAAGTGGACCCCCGCTCAGGTGGTTACAGCAGTGCCCACTCTGAGGTGCAAAACAATGATGTGTCGGAGGGGAAGACCGAGCACAGTGCCCACGGGGGCGGTAAAAGCTCCGGGGGAGGCGGAGGGGGCAGTGCCAGGGAGAAGCGCAACGGCAAAGTCCACAAGCCCGTCCTGCTGCACCAGAACAGCACAGAGGTGTCGTCCACCAACCAGGTTGAAGTCCCCGACACCACGCAGAACTCCCCTGTCTCCATCAGCAGCGGCCTCAACAGCGATCCAGACATGGCTGACAGCCCCGTGGTGACAGGGATGAGCCACGTGGCCTCCGTCATGTCTGGCCTGTCCCAGAGTGTCTTTATGTCTGAGGTCACCGGAGATCCCGTGTACAGCATGTCTCCCACCGGGGGTCCCAACACTCACCTGATGGGTGCGGATGCCACCTCACAGGGCTTGGGGCTGTCTGTGACCTCCGATCGTCACAAGTTTGCCTTCCCCAGCGGAGGAGTGGGGGAACCGGGGACCACCGCAGCAGGAGACAGCCTGTCCATGATGACTGCTGCTGGGGTGTCTGAGGAACTGGTGCTCTCTAGCAGTCTAGACGCTGGAGGCATCAAGATCCCAGAGACCAATATGAACTTTGACCCCGACTGCTTCCTGAACAACCCCAAACAAGGCCAGACCTATGGAGGCAGTGCAATGAAGACTGAGGGCAACTCTTCCTCGACCTCATCTTCCTGTGGTGGCAGCAATGGCACCAACGGCACTCTCCACCGCTCCCCCACCATGTCAGACAATGCCTACATCTTCAACTCAGCTTTGGTGAAGAACATCAAGACAGAAGACACATcttttgagcagcagctggcaCACGAGAGTGGCTACCAGGTGGGGGCAGTAGTGAACTGTGGCAGTGGGGTGGCTGTGGCATCTGGTGCTGGTTCAGGCCAGGGCAGCCTTGGTCTGGCCCCAGGGGGCTCCCTGCTTCCCTCTGGTGGGGGTCTCAGTCCTAGCACTACCCTAGAGCAGATGGATTTCAGTGCCATCGATGCCAAGCAGGACTATACTTCCAACACCACCACAGTGAGCTATGGTCAAGCCATGTCCAGTCCTCACATGCAGCACCAGAATCGTTCCCCAAGCTTCTTCCTCCAGGATGCCTCTCAGACTAGCCAGCCTCAGCAGGGGAGGCCCGGCATGGGCCAGAAAACACACTTGATGGAGCACAACTCTCATGACTCTGGAGCTTACATGGGGATGCAGGTGGTGAAGACAGACTCCCCCGGCACTAATGGCCaccttcaccaccaccaccagggcCACCAGACCCAGCACAGGGCCAACTGTAACGGAGGCTCACCCACAGAGGGTCCCGGCCACGCTGGCTCTCTTCAGTTGCTTCAGTACCAGGGGAGCTTTCCTGGACTTGGCAATGAGCACGAGGAGGTGGTGGGTCTAGAGCAGCAAGGCAGTGTGGGCTCGGCCCAGAATGGAGCCTCCGAGAATGGAGCAGAGAACATGCTCAAGCCAGGAGACCACATTCAGGCCTGTGGAGCAGGAAATGGAGAAGGAGGGGGCGCAGAGCACTACATGCAACAGGCTTCGGATGGCAGCGGAGGAGGGAATGGAGGTGCAGGAGAAGGAGTAGGGCTTCAtaatggaaacaacaacaacgatgGCAGCAACCGCTcccagcagcaacagcagctgcagcctctcctcCAAGGCACAAGCATGGTCCAGGGACTCTTTAACTCCGTTGGCCCCCACCAGGGGCTCGGTGGAGGAGCCAGcaatggaggagcaggggggacAGGCATGGAGATCAGCTTGGATCACTTCGACATCTCTTTTGGAAACCAGTTCTCTGACCTCATCAATGACTTCATCTCAGTGGATGGCAGTGGTGCCACCATGTCAGCCGGAGGAGCCCTGTATGCTCACCAGCTCGTCACGTCCCACAGCTCCGACAGCCAGAACACAGCGGGCGGGCCCCCCCAGCAGGGCCAGGAGGACGGAGGGGCGAGGGGCTCTGGATACAGCAGCTCAGAGCTCTGCCTTCAGTCCTGCTGCAGTCCCCAGTCTCTGAGTGCAGGGGCCGGAGCAGGGGGAAACACAGATGCAGGATCGTTGTCCTACATGAATGTAGCGGAGGTGGTCTCTGCAGCTGTAGCGCAGGGGGCTCTGGGGATGCTTCAGGCCACAGGTCGGCTCTTCATGGTCACTGACTACTCTCCTGAGTGGTCCTACCCTGAG GGCGGAGTTAAGGTGCTGATCACTGGGCCATGGCAAGAGGCCAGCACAAACTACAGCTGTTTATTTGACCAGATCTCAGTCCCAGCTTCTCTTATCCAACCGGGGGTGCTGCGCTGCTACTGCCCAG ctcaTGACACAGGTCTGGTGACCCTTCAGGTGGCCGTCAGTAGCCAGATCATCTCCAGCTCGGTGGTGTTTGAGTACAAGGCCCGAGCTCTTCCCTCACTGCCATCATCTCAGCACGACTGGCTCTCGCTGGATG ATAACCAGTTCAGAATGTCTATCCTGGAGCGCTTGGagcagatggagaggaggatggcGGAGATGGCCAGCCACCAGCAGCCGGGCAGTGCAGGGAGTGGCGGAGCTGGGGGAGGGACAGGGGGAGGtggcggaggaggtggaggaggtggaggcaacAACAGCCAGTCACAG tgtgtgtctggccAGATTCAAGCAGGCAGCTCTTTTGAGAGCCGCGTGGTGGTGGTCTGTGAGAAGATGATGAGCAGAGCTTGCTGGGCCAAGTCCAAACATTTAATCCACTCTAAGACCTTCCGAGGAATGACACTCCTTCACCTGGCTGCAGGCCAGGGATACGCCACCCTCATCCAGACACTCATCAAGTGGCG CACTAAGCATGCTGATAGTATTGATTTAGAGTTGGAAGTGGACCCTCTGAATGTGGATCACTTCTCCTGCACGCCTCTG ATGTGGGCGTGTGCCCTGGGTCACCTGGAGGCAGCAGTGGTCCTGTACAAATGGGACCGACGTGCCCTCGCTATCCCTGACTCTCTCGGCCGCTTACCCCTGTCGATCGCCCGCTCTCGTGGCCACACCAAATTGGCTGAATGTCTGGAGCAGCTCCAGAGGGAAGAGCAGCAGGTTCCAGCCCCTCTACCGCCCGCAGCTCGCATGTCCTTCTCCCCGGGCCCAGACGCCCCCACCACAGACAGCTGGATGGTCAGCTGGGCAAACGACAGTGTAGTCGCACCCAGCAGCAAGACAGGAGGTCCtgccaccaccacaaccacatCCAGCACCACCAGCCTCAATCCAG aCCTGAGAAGGCCCAGATCAGAGCCTTCCAACTACTACAGCAGCGAGGGCCAGAGAGACCTCCCACTTGCTAAAAAACATAAACCCAACCCAGAACTCTCTCAGACACGGCCGGACAAGGCCATGTCTGTTCCTCTGagcctggagcagcagcagctccacaagCTGTCCTCCAGTCCCAAAAGCCTGTCCTCAGAGGGCCTGAGCTCAGACAAGGGCCTGTCCACAGGAGGCTGCCCAGGGACAGTCAGATGGACATCGAGAGAGAGCTTCTCCAGCAGCGGCGTGGGAAGGAAGACGCTGGGGGTCGGTGGAGGCAGCAGCCTTgggaaggagaagctggtcaACCGGTTGCGTCAGCGAGAGCAGCTCGGCATGCTGGTGATGGCAGACAGAGAAATGGCTGATGCAGAGCTGTTATCCTATCGGGAGGATCTGGAGAACCAGGACTGTCTCACGCAGATGGATGACTTACAG GTGAACATGATGACTCTGGCAGAGCACATCATCGAGGCCACGCCGGAGAGAATCAAGAGGGAGAACTTCACCGCTGCCGACTCTGTGCCCTCAGACACGTCGGCGGTCAGCAACACCATGAACTGGCTGGCCAACTACCTGGGAGATGTGGAGCAGCTGCCGAGCATCATACACCTGCG ATCTCTTTACAATGAGCCCCTGACCCCCTCGTCCAACACCAGCCTCAGTCCTGGCGGGTCTCCGCTCAGAGAGACGCCCCTGGAGCGCTCCACCCTCCCGTCCCCGGCCGACTGGAGTGAGTTCATCAACGCCTCCAACAGCAAGGTGGAGCGAGACCTGGCCCAGCTGACTCTGTCCGACCCCGAGCAGAGAGAGCTGTACGAGGCCGCCCGCCTCGTCCAAACCTCCTTCCGCAAGTACAAG GGACGGCCGCTCCGAGAGCAACAGGAagtagctgctgctgttattcaACGTTGTTACAAGAAGTACAAACAG TACGCACTTTATAAGAAGATGACGCAGGCCGCCATCCTTATCCAGAGTAAATTTCGCAGCTACCATGAACAGAAGAAGTTCCAGCAGAGCAGGAGGGCGGCCGTGCTCATTCAGCAATACTACCGCAGCTACAAGGAGTTTGGGAGGCTGAAGCCTCACCACCGCGGGGCCGCTGCTGCCCTGGTGCAGCACAAACTGAG AGGTAGTCTGCTCACAAAGAGGCAGGATCAGGCTGCCAGGAAGATCATGAGGTTCCTCCGTCGCTGTCGCCACAG CCCCTTGATGGACCATAGACTGTTCAAGCGG GGTGAAAGAATTGAAAAGGGCCAGGGAACATGA
- the LOC133957316 gene encoding urotensin-2-like, which produces MKCNHLLSWAFLLAASGPALGHPITESAEMPYPGPASLEERGVGSLDDLSLSEQNYPPQDGAGLRYATLISGEINRDGVRTTGLFPRGMKREVLLEKQSLLNPFSHVFGIRKQFRKRAGTTECFWKYCV; this is translated from the exons ATGAAGTGTAACCATCTCCTGTCCTGGGCCTTCCTGCTCGCCGCCTCCGGCCCGGCGCTGGGCCACCCCATCACAGAGTCTGCTGAGATGCCCTATCCTGGACCTG CGTCATTAGAGGAACGAGGAGTCGGCTCCCTGgatgatctctctctctccgagcaGAACTACCCCCCTCAGGACGGAGCTGGTCTCAGATACGCCACCCTCATATCTGGGGAGATCAACAGAGACG GTGTGAGAACAACAGGCCTGTTTCCCAGAGGCATGAAGAGAGAG GTTCTACTGGAGAAACAAAGTCTCCTGAATCCGTTCAGCCACGTGTTCGGGATCCGGAAGCAGTTCAGGAAGAGAGCGGGGACCACTGAGTGTTTCTGGAAATACTGTGTTTAA